One window of Trifolium pratense cultivar HEN17-A07 linkage group LG5, ARS_RC_1.1, whole genome shotgun sequence genomic DNA carries:
- the LOC123883346 gene encoding actin-related protein 4-like isoform X1: MYGGDEVSAIVIDLGSHTCKAGYAGEDAPKAVFPSVVGAIDQMDVDESDDAEKNSGSGESKNNSRNVDGDKAKGKRKLYVGSQSLGYRRDFMEVLSPLKDGIVADWDIVDSIWEHAFSRECLLIDPKEHPMLLAEPSSNAQQQRERAAELMFEKYKAPALFLAKNAVLTSFASGRATSLVVDSGGGSTTVAPVHDGYVLQKAVATSPIGGEFLTDCLMKSLESKGIAMKPRYSFRRKEIRPGEFQTVDLDFPNTTESYKLYSQRVIASDIKECVCRAPDTPYDESAYSNIPTTSYELPDGQTLEIGADRFKIPDVLFNPSLAQSIPGMESFAEIAPSVRGLPQMVIESINKCDVDIRRELFSSILLAGGTASMQQLKERLEKDLLEESPQAARVKVLASGNATERRFSVWIGGSILASLGSFQQMWFSKSEYEEHGASYIQRKCP, encoded by the exons ATGTACGGTGGTG ATGAAGTTTCAGCTATAGTAATTGATTTGGGTTCACATACCTGTAAAGCTGGTTATGCCGGTGAAGATGCTCCCAAAGCTGTGTTTCCTTCC GTTGTTGGAGCAATTGATCAAATGGATGTTGATGAATCGGATGATGCTGAAAAGAACTCTGGCTCTGGCGAATCAAAGAACAATAGTAGAAATGTTGACGGTGATAAAGCCAAGGGAAAGAGGAAATTATATGTAGGATCTCAGTCCTTGGGCTACCGTAGAGATTTTATGGAG GTGCTGTCTCCATTAAAGGATGGAATTGTTGCTGACTGGGATATTGTTGACAGCATTTGGGAACATGCCTTCAG TAGGGAGTGCTTATTGATTGACCCTAAAGAGCATCCCATGCTCCTTGCAGAGCCTTCTTCTAATGCTCAACAACAGAGAGAAAG GGCAGCAGAGCTCATGTTTGAGAAGTACAAAGCACCTGCGTTATTTTTGGCAAAAAATGCT GTTCTGACTTCTTTTGCATCAGGGCGTGCCACATCCTTAGTCGTTGATAG TGGCGGAGGATCAACTACAGTTGCACCGGTACACGATGGCTATGTTCTTCAGAag GCTGTGGCAACCTCTCCAATCGGAGGAGAATTTCTTACAGACTGCTTGATGAAAAGCTTGGAGAGCAAGGGTATTGCG ATGAAGCCTCGGTATTCCTTTAGGAGAAAGGAAATACGCCCTGGAGAGTTTCAG ACTGTAGATTTGGATTTTCCAAATACAACTGAAAGCTACAAACTCTACTCCCAG AGGGTGATTGCTAGTGATATCAAGGAATGTGTGTGCCGTGCACCAGATACTCCATATGATG AGAGTGCATATTCAAACATCCCAACGACCTCATATGAGCTTCCTGATGGCCA GACACTTGAAATTGGAGCTGACAGATTTAAGATTCCAGATGTTCTTTTCAATCCATCCCTGGCTCAG TCAATTCCAGGCATGGAGAGCTTTGCAGAAATTGCTCCATCAGTTCGTGGGCTGCCTCAAATG GTTATCGAAAGCATTAACAAGTGTGATGTAGACATTCGAAGAGAATTATTTAGTAGCATACTG CTTGCCGGCGGCACCGCTTCAATGCAACAGTTGAAGGAACGCCTTGAGAAAGACTTGCTAGAG GAATCCCCTCAGGCTGCTAGAGTGAAGGTATTGGCCAGTGGAAATGCTACTGAAAGGAGGTTCAG TGTCTGGATAGGAGGCAGTATATTGGCTTCTCTTGGTTCCTTCCAACAAATGTGGTTCTCTAAATCCGA GTATGAAGAGCATGGTGCTTCGTATATCCAAAGGAAGTGTCCTTGA
- the LOC123883345 gene encoding beta-fructofuranosidase, cell wall isozyme-like, with the protein MGTSWFMATCFILILYGVAQNEAFHHTHSFTFNLNQTYKPSFHFQPSKNWMNDPNGPMIYKGLYHMFYQHNPKGATWSNNSIVWGHSVSKDLVNWFPLQHALTPTKSYDINGCWSGSSTLLSNNKPTILYTGIDINQHQTQNLAIPKNVSDPFLREWIKLPNNPLMVPTIGNKINATSFRDPTTSWIGHHDGLWRVLVGSQQKGNKGITLLFKSKDFVNWVQAKNPFYSAQKIGMMECPDFFPVLINGSIGLDTSSYGHVNIKHVLKVSLIDVSHDYYLIGTYDIIKDVFIPNKGFEQNNYELSLVLRYDYGKFYASKTFYDDVKKRRVLWGWINESSTQEDDVQKGWSGIQGIPRTLWLDKSGNQLIQWPIVEIEKLRTNHVNLHSKVLKGGTLLEISGVTAAQADVEISFEVNELEKAQELDLSWKMDPQHLCNENGAKMNGVGLGPFGLLVLASKDMQEYTRIFFKVFRANKKHVVLMCSDQSRSSLNHKNDLTTYGAFVDVDLVHEELSIRSLIDHSVVESFGGQGKTCITARVYPTLAINDKAHLHAFNNGTVDVKIKKLSAWSMKKANIN; encoded by the exons ATGGGAACTTCTTGGTTTATGGCTACGTGTTTCATCCTTATTCTCTATGGTGTTGCCCAAAATGAAGCTTTCCATCATACTCATTCTTTCACCTttaatttgaaccaaacatataaacCTTCTTTTCACTTCCAACCTTCTAAGAATTGGATGAATG ATCCTAATG GTCCTATGATATACAAGGGACTATACCATATGTTCTACCAACACAATCCAAAAGGTGCAACATGGAGCAACAATAGCATTGTTTGGGGGCATTCTGTTTCAAAGGATCTAGTGAATTGGTTTCCATTACAACATGCTCTTACCCCAACCAAATCCTATGATATCAATGGTTGTTGGTCAGGTTCATCCACACTTCTCTCAAATAACAAACCAACTATCTTATACACTGGCATTGACATTAATCAACACCAAACTCAAAATTTGGCCATACCCAAAAATGTTTCTGACCCATTTCTTAGGGAATGGATAAAATTACCAAATAACCCTTTAATGGTGCCAACTATTGGTAACAAAATTAATGCAACTTCATTTAGAGACCCTACCACTTCTTGGATTGGTCATCATGATGGTTTGTGGAGGGTACTTGTTGGAAGTCAACAAAAGGGCAATAAAGGAATTAcacttttatttaaaagtaaagaTTTTGTTAATTGGGTTCAAGCTAAAAATCCTTTTTATTCAGCCCAAAAAATTGGAATGATGGAGTGTCCTGATTTTTTTCCTGTGTTGATTAATGGTTCAATTGGACTTGATACATCTAGTTATGGTCATGTTAATATTAAGCATGTGCTTAAGGTTAGTTTAATTGATGTGTCACATGattattatttgattggtacttatGATATAATTAAGGATGTGTTTATTCCTAATAAGGGATTTGAGCAAAACAATTATGAGTTATCCTTGGTTCTAAGATATGATTATGGAAAGTTTTATGCATCTAAAACATTTTATGATGATGTAAAAAAGAGAAGGGTCTTATGGGGTTGGATTAATGAATCTTCAACTCAAGAGGATGATGTTCAAAAAGGATGGTCTGGAATTcag GGAATTCCTAGGACTCTCTGGCTTGATAAATCTGGGAATCAATTGATCCAGTGGCCTatagttgaaattgaaaaactACGTACAAACCATGTTAACTTGCACTCCAAAGTGTTAAAGGGAGGAACACTGCTTGAGATTTCTGGTGTGACAGCAGCACAG GCTGATGTTGAAATATCATTTGAAGTGAATGAGCTTGAAAAAGCACAAGAATTAGACCTTAGTTGGAAAATGGACCCTCAACATCTATGTAATGAAAATGGTGCAAAAATGAATGGTGTTGGATTGGGACCATTTGGTTTACTAGTTTTAGCTTCAAAAGACATGCAAGAATACACAAGAATCTTCTTTAAGGTATTTAGAGCAAACAAAAAACATGTTGTGCTCATGTGTAGTGACCAAAGTAG ATCTTCTTTGAATCACAAGAATGATTTGACCACATATGGAGCTTTTGTAGATGTGGACCTTGTACATGAGGAGTTGTCAATAAGGAGCTTG ATAGATCACTCTGTAGTGGAGAGTTTTGGGGGACAAGGAAAAACATGCATCACGGCGAGAGTTTATCCAACGTTGGCAATCAATGATAAGGCACACCTTCATGCGTTCAATAATGGAACAGTTGATGTTAAAATCAAGAAATTAAGTGCATGGAGCATGAAAAAagcaaatattaattaa
- the LOC123883346 gene encoding actin-related protein 4-like isoform X2 has protein sequence MYGGDEVSAIVIDLGSHTCKAGYAGEDAPKAVFPSVVGAIDQMDVDESDDAEKNSGSGESKNNSRNVDGDKAKGKRKLYVGSQSLGYRRDFMEVLSPLKDGIVADWDIVDSIWEHAFRECLLIDPKEHPMLLAEPSSNAQQQRERAAELMFEKYKAPALFLAKNAVLTSFASGRATSLVVDSGGGSTTVAPVHDGYVLQKAVATSPIGGEFLTDCLMKSLESKGIAMKPRYSFRRKEIRPGEFQTVDLDFPNTTESYKLYSQRVIASDIKECVCRAPDTPYDESAYSNIPTTSYELPDGQTLEIGADRFKIPDVLFNPSLAQSIPGMESFAEIAPSVRGLPQMVIESINKCDVDIRRELFSSILLAGGTASMQQLKERLEKDLLEESPQAARVKVLASGNATERRFSVWIGGSILASLGSFQQMWFSKSEYEEHGASYIQRKCP, from the exons ATGTACGGTGGTG ATGAAGTTTCAGCTATAGTAATTGATTTGGGTTCACATACCTGTAAAGCTGGTTATGCCGGTGAAGATGCTCCCAAAGCTGTGTTTCCTTCC GTTGTTGGAGCAATTGATCAAATGGATGTTGATGAATCGGATGATGCTGAAAAGAACTCTGGCTCTGGCGAATCAAAGAACAATAGTAGAAATGTTGACGGTGATAAAGCCAAGGGAAAGAGGAAATTATATGTAGGATCTCAGTCCTTGGGCTACCGTAGAGATTTTATGGAG GTGCTGTCTCCATTAAAGGATGGAATTGTTGCTGACTGGGATATTGTTGACAGCATTTGGGAACATGCCTTCAG GGAGTGCTTATTGATTGACCCTAAAGAGCATCCCATGCTCCTTGCAGAGCCTTCTTCTAATGCTCAACAACAGAGAGAAAG GGCAGCAGAGCTCATGTTTGAGAAGTACAAAGCACCTGCGTTATTTTTGGCAAAAAATGCT GTTCTGACTTCTTTTGCATCAGGGCGTGCCACATCCTTAGTCGTTGATAG TGGCGGAGGATCAACTACAGTTGCACCGGTACACGATGGCTATGTTCTTCAGAag GCTGTGGCAACCTCTCCAATCGGAGGAGAATTTCTTACAGACTGCTTGATGAAAAGCTTGGAGAGCAAGGGTATTGCG ATGAAGCCTCGGTATTCCTTTAGGAGAAAGGAAATACGCCCTGGAGAGTTTCAG ACTGTAGATTTGGATTTTCCAAATACAACTGAAAGCTACAAACTCTACTCCCAG AGGGTGATTGCTAGTGATATCAAGGAATGTGTGTGCCGTGCACCAGATACTCCATATGATG AGAGTGCATATTCAAACATCCCAACGACCTCATATGAGCTTCCTGATGGCCA GACACTTGAAATTGGAGCTGACAGATTTAAGATTCCAGATGTTCTTTTCAATCCATCCCTGGCTCAG TCAATTCCAGGCATGGAGAGCTTTGCAGAAATTGCTCCATCAGTTCGTGGGCTGCCTCAAATG GTTATCGAAAGCATTAACAAGTGTGATGTAGACATTCGAAGAGAATTATTTAGTAGCATACTG CTTGCCGGCGGCACCGCTTCAATGCAACAGTTGAAGGAACGCCTTGAGAAAGACTTGCTAGAG GAATCCCCTCAGGCTGCTAGAGTGAAGGTATTGGCCAGTGGAAATGCTACTGAAAGGAGGTTCAG TGTCTGGATAGGAGGCAGTATATTGGCTTCTCTTGGTTCCTTCCAACAAATGTGGTTCTCTAAATCCGA GTATGAAGAGCATGGTGCTTCGTATATCCAAAGGAAGTGTCCTTGA
- the LOC123886932 gene encoding uncharacterized protein At1g28695-like, protein MEVPGNRKWINNRVDSHKNITEEFEIGVDEFIKFALEQDVNNIGRGDIRCPCKKCKCLKFESPITVKTHLCRKGFMIDYYHLTNHGEDIPPIPPVSTNVNETYGDDLEKALAKATKGKNKTLIIAIVNKAYVEQDVEGDAITMFDLFLSSFWLGERTRSLIDNLLIVAVDQTAYDRCEFLRLNCYRLETNGVDFGGEKFFMSQDFIKMMWRRTYFLLEVLKRGYNFIFTDIDVMWLRNPFEKLSKNETEDLQISTDRYLGDPWLQKQPINTGFFLVRSNNKTVTLFETWYGKKDNSTEKKEQDVLVDLIKSGIIGHLGLKVRFLDTLYFSGFCQDSKDFRAVTTVHANCCRSITAKIDDLKMTLYDWKKFRSLEVNSTTNFHWTSHESCMESWK, encoded by the exons ATGGAAGTACCTGGAAATAGAAAGTGGATCAATAATAGAGTTGATTCACACAAGAATATCACCGAAGAATTTGAAATCGGAGTTGATGAGTTTATTAAGTTTGCTTTGGAACAAGATGTAAATAACATCGGAAGAGGGGATATTAGATGCCCGTGTAAGAAATGCAAATGTCTGAAATTTGAAAGTCCAATAACAGTGAAGACACATCTATGTAGGAAGGGATTCATGATTGATTATTATCATTTGACGAACCATGGTGAGGATATTCCCCCAATTCCCCCTGTG AGTACCAATGTTAATGAAACATATGGGGATGATCTTGAAAAAGCTTTGGCCAAAGCTACAAAGGGAAAAAACAAAACCTTGATAATTGCTATAGTAAATAAGGCTTATGTAGAACAAGATGTAGAGGGTGATGCAATCAccatgtttgatttatttttaagcaGTTTTTGGCTTGGAGAAAGAACAAGGTCTTTGATTGATAACCTTCTCATTGTAGCCGTTGATCAAACGGCCTACGATCGATGCGAATTTTTGCGGTTAAATTGTTATAGATTGGAAACAAATGGTGTTGATTTTGGAGGTGAGAAATTCTTCATGTCTCAAGATTTCATCAAGATGATGTGGAGAAGGACTTATTTTCTCTTGGAAGTTCTAAAACGTGGCTACAACTTCATTTTCACG GACATTGATGTAATGTGGTTAAGAAATCCATTCGAAAAGTTGAGCAAGAATGAGACTGAAGATCTTCAAATTAGCACAGACCGATACCTTGGCGATCCTTGGTTACAAAAACAACCAATCAATACTGGATTTTTCTTAGTAAGATCGAACAACAAGACCGTAACTTTGTTCGAAACATGGTATGGAAAAAAAGACAATTCAACTGAAAAAAAGGAGCAAGATGTGCTTGTTGACCTCATTAAAAGTGGTATAATTGGACATTTAGGACTCAAGGTTAGGTTTTTGGATACCCTCTATTTTAGTGGATTTTGTCAAGATAGTAAAGATTTTAGGGCAGTAACCACTGTTCATGCAAATTGTTGTCGAAGTATCACTGCAAAGATAGATGATTTAAAGATGACTCTTTATGATTGGAAGAAATTTAGAAGCTTAGAGGTTAATTCTACAACAAATTTTCATTGGACAAGTCATGAGTCGTGCATGGAGTCATGGAAATGA